The nucleotide sequence TCATAGTGCTGCGGATTTCTTGGTGTTTTTGCTTAATCATCACTATCCTAATTCTTGATATGCAATTGGTTCTATGTTTGCTCTGTTATCTGGTTGTTGCTTCTGCTTTCTTTGCTTGGATTTCTGAGAATTTTCCTGGTGCAGGTTAGTCCCCAACAAAAAGAACACGGGAAAAGTCCCAAAGAAAGAACACAAAGCTAAGAGAGAAAAGCTGAAACGTGATCATTTAAATGAGCTCTTTTCGGAGCTGGGCCATGCTCTTGGTAATTCCCCCctgttatctttctttttttccaaaaatgttcAGATGGCATTGTCGTTGTAGCTCATATGTGTTCTGACTTTTTTCAACTAATTTAAATTACTGTTATTCTGTTGAaaggaagagttagaatatAACGTTTTCTGCTGAAGAAATAGGACAACGCTTCCTTTGTTCTTCTATTCTTTTCTATAAACTGATTATGGTCCAAAGTGGAAGATTGTTTCTTGTTTTAATTCTGTCTTGCTGATTTTCCTGGGTGTTTAGACGCAAATGGTTcatcattgggaaaacaaattgAGATAGGCTGGTATGGGTTCATTTGATGCTACTCTTCCAGCATCATCATATTTCTGCCCATTCGAAGTGCTAGAGGCTTCCATTAAAGAAAGATAGTCTGCATCAACTTCTGGTATTGCAGTGGAACTACTCCTTGGATGTGGACCACCTAATGTAACATCTGATAAGCAGAATCATAGTTGTGATAACTCTTTTCTATAGGTTGTCCATTTCACATTCTCTGAACAATTTTAATACATATGTTGTTGTTCTTGAAATATGAAGATCTTTTATAATTTTGTTTCGACGTAATGTGTTTATATACAGAACCAGCTAAGCAGAATAATGGCAAGGCCTCTATATTAGGTGATGCCACTCGGTTGCTGCAGGATCTTATTGCACGGGTAGGATCTCTCAGGAAGGAAAATGCTGCCTTGGTGTCTGAATCTTGCTATGTAAGTTTCTCAAACATAAAGTCTTAAGTAATTATAATTAAATCTGGTTTCTAATTGTCGCTGTCCTTCATCTTTTGGAAAATATTATTCCCAtttggaagaagagaaaatataaagaagatgcttcaataaattcttaaaTTGAGTCTTGTCCGTATTTGGAGGACGATGTAATAAAAAACAACTATATTTCAAAACCAATTTGTTCAGACTTCAACATCTCTGTTATTAATTATTTGATTATTGGTGAACTTGATTTTGCTCATTAAAGCTTGATTTCTGCTTGTCAGAAACCTATCTTAGTTTTCCATATGTGCGATTTGTGGTCTTCTTCCTACTTTTTTGAACCACAAAATTGCAAATATGTTACTTGTGTTCATCTTCCTACCATTTTTGAACAATGAAGAGCAATTTTATCAAAACCAATTAGTAGTAATACAAATATCAACCAATACTCCAAGCTGATACCTTTATACTTCAGTTCCTGATTGctttttttgataatttttcTGTCTGAAGATTAAGCTTTTTCGGAATCCTTCATGATGGAGTCTTGATCTTGGATCATGAAGCCAGTAGGTTGATCTAGATTTAAGAGTAGTTGATGTGTatatgatgtgatattccaAGTAAATTGGAACCAGCATCAGGATAAACTTTGGAAAATTATTAGTCTAAGTGATTTACTTGTACCCCAAGTTTAACACCAGAATTGGTCTGAAACTGTGACTAGGTTGCTGTGGAAAAGAATGAGCTTATAGATGAGAATGCTGTCCTTGGAGCTGAGATAGCGAGACTGCGAAATGAGCTACATGAGAGGATGCACACCAATACTGTGTGGCATAATGGAGCAGAGGTGGCTCCTCCCACTCTACCACAACCCACAAGTGCAGTTCTGCCAGTGCAGCAGCCACCTGTCGGACCCCTCTATGTCACCCCCCTCCACCAAGATCTGCATCCTTCCTCAGACACTGGAAATATACCAACTTCGAAACCCCCTTCCCATGTGAGGAGGCCGCATGCCAGATATCCCACACCGTCAGACTCCTGGCCATTAGAGCTTCTTTCGAGGCATCAAAGAGCAGCACATGAAGCACTGCACAacagcaccaccaccaccaccaccaccaccaccatattGAATAGTAGGGAAGAAGGCACAGATAAAGCGGATGGATCCATCTGAGAGATATACATGAACACCCTGACTCTCAGATATCTCAGTATTGAGAGCATTAGTCATTGGAACATGTAGCATCAccattgatgatgatgatgatgataaaatgCATCGAGTTAATGAGAAGGGATTTATAATCATATGCATGTAGCTGGATCAATGTATCTTTGTCATaagattttgaaatttgaattcgggGATGTCTGCATGCAGTtcttttgtcattcattttacaGTCTTTATCTGTTCTTGGCGATGGTAGGAGTGAATACTGGTGTGTGCAGGCTTCAGTTGCTTTGCTAGGACCACGAACTCTCTTTTTTTGCCTTTTAACATTACGTTCTCTGTAATACGTGTCATGCATGTCTGCATGCAGTTCTTGTTGCATTCTTTTTACAATCTTTTTATCTGTTCTTGGTGATGGTCGGACTGAATACGGGTGGTGGCAGGCTTCAgttgccttttatttttttttaaaactggGAGACATAGCAGGCCCTGACTAGTTCTGAACCCTTGTCAAGGTGGTCAAGTAGGGATTTATGGCAAGACGTGTGGCAAGGCACTAGGACACGGGATTCCCCTCCGGGACCGACACTCGGTAGTTCATGCCGGGATGGATAAGCTTGAAGAGCATTGAAAAGtatgaaaaagaagagaagaatctCTCCAGCCTCTTTTTTGGACTCGGATTGCGAGGTTGTTGCGTGGTGGTCAAGGGAGCAGAAGGGACCAACTTTAATAAAGACTTGGGCCACCtgtgaataaaaaaataacaaaaaaggaGTTGGGCCACCTG is from Phoenix dactylifera cultivar Barhee BC4 chromosome 6, palm_55x_up_171113_PBpolish2nd_filt_p, whole genome shotgun sequence and encodes:
- the LOC103720221 gene encoding transcription factor BHLH062-like, whose amino-acid sequence is MVTEPLSSMTNEENVITEQPVGRLVPNKKNTGKVPKKEHKAKREKLKRDHLNELFSELGHALEPAKQNNGKASILGDATRLLQDLIARVGSLRKENAALVSESCYVAVEKNELIDENAVLGAEIARLRNELHERMHTNTVWHNGAEVAPPTLPQPTSAVLPVQQPPVGPLYVTPLHQDLHPSSDTGNIPTSKPPSHVRRPHARYPTPSDSWPLELLSRHQRAAHEALHNSTTTTTTTTTILNSREEGTDKADGSI